One window of the Cryptomeria japonica chromosome 7, Sugi_1.0, whole genome shotgun sequence genome contains the following:
- the LOC131040232 gene encoding protein transport protein Sec61 subunit beta, whose translation MARGSSQSQTASAVTRGGPTGAAPRGTAAATAGLRRRRTTGAGGSGGGGAFGGGGGGPSNMLRFYTDDAPGLKITPTVVLVMSLCFIGFVTALHVIGKLYRYRSGGA comes from the coding sequence ATGGCGAGGGGATCCTCACAGTCGCAGACGGCTTCAGCAGTGACGAGGGGCGGCCCTACGGGTGCGGCGCCGCGCGGTACCGCAGCCGCAACGGCCGGACTCCGGCGCAGAAGGACCACGGGGGCCGGTGGAAGTGGAGGCGGCGGAGCTTTTGGTGGCGGCGGCGGTGGACCGAGCAATATGCTGAGGTTTTACACAGATGATGCCCCAGGACTAAAAATTACGCCCACGGTTGTATTGGTGATGAGCCTCTGTTTCATTGGCTTCGTTACCGCCCTCCACGTCATCGGCAAGCTCTATCGCTACAGGTCTGGGGGAGCTTGA